The following proteins are co-located in the Streptomyces asiaticus genome:
- a CDS encoding transposase produces MKKRAWIVFFDESGVSLLPQVRRTYAPRGRTPTLRHRLNWKRASMAAALGYHAADAGRGPRLCFHLKPGSYDTMALIDVLRQVKAFYAGEPVVLVWDGLSAHWSRDMRAWVAGQDWLTLERLPAYAPELNPVELLWSAIKTRELANLTGDHLADVADATERGIHRVSSDGQLPWSFLTHTGLTIHTQPPQN; encoded by the coding sequence GTGAAGAAACGTGCCTGGATCGTGTTCTTCGACGAATCGGGTGTGTCGCTGCTGCCCCAGGTGCGCCGGACCTACGCGCCCCGTGGCCGGACCCCGACGTTGCGGCACCGGCTGAACTGGAAACGCGCCTCGATGGCCGCCGCTCTGGGATATCACGCCGCGGACGCCGGCCGTGGTCCGCGGCTGTGTTTCCACCTTAAGCCGGGCAGCTACGACACCATGGCGTTGATCGACGTGCTGCGGCAGGTCAAAGCGTTCTATGCGGGTGAGCCGGTGGTGCTGGTGTGGGACGGGCTGTCCGCGCACTGGAGCCGGGACATGCGCGCCTGGGTGGCCGGACAGGACTGGCTGACGCTGGAACGGCTGCCCGCCTATGCACCTGAGTTGAACCCGGTGGAACTGCTGTGGTCGGCGATCAAAACACGCGAGCTGGCCAACCTCACCGGCGACCACCTCGCCGACGTCGCCGATGCCACCGAACGCGGCATCCACCGGGTCTCCTCCGATGGACAACTCCCGTGGTCCTTCCTCACCCACACGGGACTGACGATCCATACTCAACCACCACAGAACTAA
- a CDS encoding winged helix-turn-helix domain-containing protein, with product MSGVKLARASVWRLLTGRLGWSLQRPQRRAVERDESEIARWIAHEWPRIKRGR from the coding sequence GTGAGTGGGGTGAAGCTGGCGCGGGCGTCGGTGTGGCGGCTGCTGACCGGGCGGCTGGGGTGGAGTCTGCAGCGTCCCCAGCGCCGGGCGGTCGAGCGGGACGAGTCCGAGATCGCCCGGTGGATCGCCCATGAGTGGCCCCGCATCAAAAGGGGGCGGTGA
- a CDS encoding helix-turn-helix domain-containing protein — translation MPSEFQSVVSEVSVPPLTRPQLAEARRMRAVELFEQGRPHAQIAGMLGVRPESVRRWKRQWEQGGAAALRRSPATGRPPKLDDAQVEQVRAALEQGAQAHGFEADLWTLERVGLVV, via the coding sequence GTGCCTTCCGAGTTTCAGTCTGTTGTTTCCGAAGTCTCCGTTCCGCCGCTGACGCGACCGCAGTTGGCCGAGGCTCGACGTATGCGGGCGGTGGAGTTGTTCGAGCAGGGGCGTCCCCATGCGCAGATCGCGGGAATGCTGGGGGTCCGTCCCGAGAGCGTGCGGCGATGGAAGCGCCAGTGGGAACAGGGCGGGGCCGCGGCGCTGCGGCGGTCTCCGGCCACGGGGCGGCCGCCCAAGCTTGATGACGCCCAGGTCGAGCAGGTGCGGGCCGCGTTGGAGCAGGGTGCCCAGGCGCACGGGTTCGAGGCCGATTTATGGACCTTGGAGCGGGTCGGGCTGGTGGTTTGA
- a CDS encoding reverse transcriptase/maturase family protein, whose translation MPGWSDKLLAEVVRMLLDAYYDVQFSDRSHGFRSGRGCHTALREIADTWQGVTWFIEGDITQCFDRLDHQVMIEILGEKVHDGRFLRLVSNMLTAGYLEDWRWHATLSGAPQGGVASPTLSNIYLDRLDQFVESQLLPRYNRGRLRRTNPEYKGAENALLRARKRGDKKSVRALSQVRRALPSQDPNDPDYRRLCYVRYADDILLGFSGPKSEAVEIKESLGEFLRSELKLELSEEKTLITHARTEKARFLGYNIVVQHSNDRITRGRRSVNGVVGLRVPEEAITRRSALYMRRGEPAHRPQMLNDQDFTIISKYQAEYRGVVQYYLLASNVYRLGRLRWVMETSLLKTLASKHRATVSATARKY comes from the coding sequence CTGCCTGGATGGTCGGATAAGTTACTGGCCGAGGTGGTGCGCATGCTGCTCGACGCGTACTACGACGTTCAGTTCTCCGACCGTTCACACGGGTTCAGGAGTGGCCGAGGGTGCCATACCGCGCTGCGTGAGATAGCAGATACGTGGCAAGGTGTGACCTGGTTTATCGAGGGCGATATTACCCAATGTTTCGACCGACTTGACCATCAGGTCATGATCGAGATTTTGGGTGAGAAGGTTCACGACGGCCGGTTCCTTCGGCTGGTGAGCAACATGCTCACGGCGGGGTATCTGGAGGACTGGAGGTGGCACGCCACTCTGAGCGGTGCGCCGCAAGGAGGGGTGGCAAGCCCCACGCTTTCCAACATCTACCTTGACCGACTCGATCAGTTCGTCGAATCTCAGCTACTACCGCGATACAACCGAGGTCGTCTACGGAGGACCAACCCTGAGTACAAGGGGGCCGAGAACGCACTCCTGCGAGCGCGGAAACGCGGGGACAAGAAGTCGGTACGTGCGCTGTCACAGGTGCGCCGCGCGTTGCCCAGCCAGGATCCGAATGACCCTGACTACCGCAGGTTATGTTACGTCCGGTACGCAGACGATATCCTGCTCGGTTTCAGCGGCCCCAAGTCCGAGGCCGTGGAGATCAAGGAGTCGCTTGGCGAGTTCCTGCGTTCGGAACTGAAGCTGGAGCTCTCCGAGGAGAAGACTCTGATCACCCATGCTCGAACAGAGAAGGCTCGGTTCCTCGGATATAACATCGTGGTTCAGCACAGCAATGACCGAATCACCCGTGGACGGAGATCGGTCAACGGTGTCGTCGGGCTGCGTGTCCCCGAGGAAGCCATCACGCGAAGAAGCGCCTTGTACATGCGGCGGGGTGAACCCGCACATCGGCCTCAGATGCTGAACGATCAGGATTTCACGATCATCAGCAAATACCAGGCCGAGTATCGAGGTGTGGTCCAGTACTACCTTCTGGCCTCCAACGTCTACCGCCTTGGCAGGCTGCGGTGGGTCATGGAAACCTCGCTATTGAAGACCCTGGCTTCCAAGCACCGCGCCACGGTTTCCGCGACGGCCCGTAAGTACTAG
- a CDS encoding reverse transcriptase/maturase family protein, with protein MQSAETVLSVLRKRGERGLPVERLYRQLFNTELFLLAYGRIYANKGAMTPGATRETVDGMSLEKIQRIIESLRCERYRWSPARRVYIEKKGSAKKRPLGLPTWSDKLVAEVVRMLLEAYYDVQFSDRSHGFRPGRGCHTALSEVERYWTGTHWFVEGDISDCFGSLDHSVMLSILSEKVHDGRFLRLIGHMLKAGYLEDWRWNATLSGAPQGGVASPILSNIYLDRLDQFVEQSLLPEYNHGQRRQPNREYRRLEHWIQGARRRGCRKSVRELEPRRRALPSQDPNDPDYRRLRYVRYADDWLLGFAGPRHEAEEIKSKIRAFLREELELELSEAKTLITHATSQAAHFLGYDIKSQYSNDKITRNRRAVNGSIGLFVPRQAIRQRCALYMSKGKPALRGSVMRDDDFTIVAKYQSEFQGVVQYYLLAQDVFRLGKLRWVMETSMLKTLAGKHRSTVTKTARKYKSMIETPEGPRTCFQVTVERDRGRKPLVARFGGIPLKRQRTATLTDLKPVMASSKRNELIHRLLAECCELCESRTHLEVHHVRKLADLNRPGRREKPAWVRLMAMRRRKTLVICRRCHEDIHSGRPTALKRT; from the coding sequence ATGCAGAGTGCTGAAACGGTGCTGAGCGTCCTCCGCAAGCGCGGTGAGAGAGGTTTGCCGGTCGAAAGGCTCTACCGGCAGTTATTCAACACGGAGTTGTTTCTGCTGGCCTACGGGCGCATCTATGCCAACAAGGGAGCGATGACTCCCGGGGCCACCAGGGAAACCGTGGATGGCATGTCCCTGGAGAAGATCCAAAGGATCATCGAATCGCTCCGCTGCGAGCGCTATCGATGGTCCCCGGCGAGACGCGTATACATCGAGAAGAAGGGATCAGCCAAGAAGCGTCCGCTAGGACTGCCGACTTGGTCGGACAAGCTCGTGGCCGAGGTAGTGCGCATGCTTCTAGAGGCGTACTACGACGTCCAGTTCTCCGACCGCTCCCACGGCTTCCGTCCCGGCCGGGGCTGTCACACCGCACTGAGTGAGGTGGAACGGTATTGGACGGGAACCCATTGGTTCGTCGAGGGCGATATCTCCGACTGCTTCGGCAGCCTTGACCATAGTGTCATGCTGTCGATCCTGTCGGAGAAAGTCCACGATGGCCGTTTCCTCCGGCTGATCGGGCACATGCTCAAGGCTGGATATCTGGAGGATTGGCGCTGGAATGCGACACTCAGCGGTGCTCCGCAAGGTGGAGTGGCCAGCCCGATCCTGTCGAACATCTACCTTGATCGGCTCGATCAGTTCGTTGAACAGTCGCTGCTGCCCGAATACAACCACGGCCAGCGTCGACAACCGAACCGGGAATACCGGCGGTTGGAGCACTGGATCCAAGGGGCGAGACGGCGCGGTTGCCGAAAATCGGTGCGGGAGCTCGAACCCCGGCGCCGAGCGTTGCCGAGCCAAGACCCCAATGATCCAGACTATCGACGGCTTCGGTATGTGCGCTATGCCGACGACTGGCTGCTGGGATTCGCCGGGCCCAGGCACGAAGCAGAGGAGATCAAGTCAAAGATTCGGGCGTTCCTGCGAGAGGAACTCGAGCTGGAACTTTCTGAGGCCAAGACGTTGATCACGCACGCCACCAGCCAGGCGGCGCACTTCCTCGGCTACGACATCAAATCCCAATACTCCAACGACAAGATCACCCGTAATCGACGGGCAGTCAATGGATCCATTGGGCTGTTTGTGCCCAGGCAGGCGATCAGGCAGCGATGCGCGCTCTACATGAGCAAGGGAAAACCGGCGCTGAGAGGTTCGGTCATGCGTGACGATGACTTCACCATCGTTGCGAAGTACCAGTCCGAGTTTCAAGGTGTCGTCCAGTACTACCTTCTGGCCCAGGACGTCTTTCGCCTGGGCAAGCTCCGATGGGTCATGGAGACTTCGATGCTCAAGACCTTGGCCGGGAAACATCGCAGCACGGTCACGAAGACGGCTCGAAAGTACAAGAGCATGATCGAGACGCCGGAAGGACCGCGCACCTGTTTCCAGGTCACTGTCGAACGCGATCGAGGGAGGAAACCACTGGTCGCCCGATTCGGGGGGATCCCGCTCAAACGACAGCGCACAGCGACCCTCACCGACCTCAAGCCCGTCATGGCCAGCAGCAAGCGCAACGAGCTGATTCATCGACTCCTCGCCGAATGCTGTGAGCTCTGCGAGTCACGGACACACCTGGAAGTGCACCATGTCCGCAAACTCGCCGACCTCAACCGCCCAGGACGGCGCGAGAAACCGGCATGGGTCCGCCTCATGGCGATGCGACGGCGGAAAACCTTGGTGATCTGCCGCCGCTGTCATGAAGACATCCATTCCGGGCGGCCCACTGCGCTCAAACGGACGTGA